A region from the Rhizoctonia solani chromosome 13, complete sequence genome encodes:
- a CDS encoding Retrotransposable element Tf2 protein — translation MATCSRSTARPPSPLDQGELGPALPATANESGDLQPEVYGEISLSRAISLLLGLQNQVIRLERELEEIKEVNKEAQDWMGAVNQTLTRIKASGGPQPHTPEDRKPPAVEATPRPIPKTDTLPAPSAPLIAWANPTKPPLTFAQPTPVRAPPRVHTPAPPSPIRLQSPLAPQPAAPVVAYQAPVKVDHPDAYTGKIGNKSRQWLTRMMAWVCLNQRMFPTDQEVLSFLLMNMKDMAGAWAHPHLDQLGSHRAIIQTVEDFKREFLAAFGNPDATRAAEQQITNLTQTGTCAEYITKFRTIAMDLDWNDAALCGQFARGLHWEVSRLLATRERRPTTLLELQNAALVIDNALREERASHPPKGNKSGTSNTTPNRGASTGQQATRPGRLSSDPNFVSEEERNRRRAEGLCIKCGKAGHKFAECRTGWKATPKEEGVKKEAAKIGEESGPESGKD, via the coding sequence atggcaacctgctcccggagcaccgctcgtcccccgtcccctctcgatcaaggagagctgggacccgctcttccggcaaccgcCAATGAGTCAGGAGATCTCCAACCAGAGGTCTACGGGGAAATATCCCTCAGCCGcgcaatctccctcctcttgggattgcaaaaccaagtcatccggctcgagcgggaactcgaggaaatcaaggaagtcaacaaggaagcccaagactggatgggagcagtcaaCCAAACCCTCACTCGAATCAAGGCTAGCGGGGGGCCCcaaccccacacaccagaagaccggaaacccccggcagtggaggccacgcccaggcccatACCCAAAACCGACactcttccagcgcctagtgcgcccctcattgcctgggcTAACCCCACCAAACCCCCCCTCACATTTGCCCAACCAACCCCTGTCCGGGCCCCCCCGAGAGTCCATACTCCCGCTCCACCTTCGCCTATCAGGCTCCAATCCCCCCTTGCCCCTCAACCAGCGGCTCCAGTAGTCGCTTATCAAGCCCCCGTCAAggtggaccaccctgacgcctatacggGGAAAATTGGAAACAAGTCCAGGCAATGGCTCACTAGGATGATGGCATGGGTCTGCCTCAATCagcggatgttcccaaccgatcaggaggtcctatcattcctcctgatgaacatgaaggacatggcaggagcctgggcacacccccacctcgaccaactagggtcccacagggccatCATTCAAACAGTTGAGGATTTTAAGAGGGAATTCCTGGCCGCATTTGGGAACCCGGATGCCACACGAGCTGCTGAGCAGCAGATCACaaaccttactcagacaggaacctgcgctgagtacatcactaagttcaggaccatcgccatggacctggactggaacgacgccgccctttgtgggcaattcgcacgtggcctccactgggaggtcagccgtctCCTCGCCACTCGGGAACGGCGCCccaccaccctccttgagctgcagaacgcggctctggtcattgacaacgccctccgagaagagcgcgccagccacccgcctaagggtaataagtctggcacCTCCAacaccacccccaataggggggcaagtactggccaacaggccacgaGACCAGGGCGCCTATCCAGCGATCCTAATTTTGTCTCCGAGGAGGAGCGaaaccgccgcagggctgaaggcctctgcatcaaatgcggaaAAGCAGGGCataagtttgcagaatgccgcactggctggaaggccacgcctaaggaggaaggcgtcaaaaaggaagccgccaaaattggcgaagagtctggacccgaatcgggaaaagactaa
- a CDS encoding Retrotransposable element Tf2 protein — MLDGLSPQAGKIWKKANLTFSLDGKKMTKTFLICNTGSHAAILGLKWLDAHNPEIDWNQRTLSFPHAPPEHVAIAEEEEADKNPLEGVPPKYHQYAKDWLRDELKAGKIRPSKSSISSPVMFVPKKDGSRCLVVDYRRLNNRTKKNVYPLPRPNDLMAQLRGAKIFTKLDLRWGYNNVQVKEGNEWKTAFRTKYGLYESLVMTFGLTNAPAAFQHFMNELFKDLLDVCVIIYLNDILIYSKDDASHTQHVHEVLRRLMENQLFCKASKCTFHVTSVEYLGIIVSDKGFSLDKLKIQAVQEWPVPTKVKEVQLFLGFANFLRRFVANFSHVARPLHNLVKKDTPWKWNTKEQEAFQGLKDAITNAPVLRHADPTKPYFLETDASGAALGAILSQRQEDGQLHPLGFLSESFKGAKQNYDTHDKELLAIIRSFKYWRIFLEGTVHPITVFTDHRNLEYWKESRTFNRQHARWHLLLAGYNFQIVYRPGKQSGKPDALSRRSDHADIPPADQTMLPEPIFANVALVTPEKELQRQIESSLDQDKSLEEILQFLQNESKAPPSIKRAFKDYEMEAGLLFYQGRIVVPDVGSLRTDLLRIFHDSPLAGHPGRQRTLELVSRNYYWPGIRADTYWHVDSCETCQRIWKPKYASIPPQPLKLPSRPWQHVSYDMIVDLPKDGSNNSILVIVDSFTKYGIFVKCSKKLRAPKLAELFLEHVWKRHGMPEKTVLDRGRVFNNKFLRALYKRLGIDPHFSLAYHPQSDGQTEQVNPSIEHFLRAYSGVNQRDWTKWLPMAEFAYNNAVHSSTGKTPFKALYGWEPTLTPSSVPTDVPEADDLAQTMEAQWKEVESALRQSKQRMTIGGEGSPTEFEIGEEAWLDAKNVNLKTLSPKLTEQRLGPFKVIEKISDQAYRLELPPTMRIHNVFYVGLLSKVKRDKKRTFENCPPPVTVDGEEEYEVEGITDMEERDGKWFFRVKWKGYGPEENTWEPRENLKNAGKILKKYEEEMRKKALGAAKVLRGGAVS; from the exons atgcttgatgggttgagcccccaggcaggcaaaatctggaagaaggccaacctaaccttctcccttgatggcaagaaaatgaccaagaccttccttatctgcaatacagggtctcacgccgccatcttgggattgaaatggctagacgcccacaacccagaaattgattggaaccaacgcaccctctcctttcctcaTGCCCCACcggaacacgtggccattgccgaggaggaggaagctgacaagaacccccttgaaggagtaccccccaagtaccatcaatacgccaag gactggcttagggatgagttgaaagcagggaagatccgcccgagcaagtcttccatcagttcccccgtgatgtttgtccccaaaaaggatggttcccgttgCTTGGTCGTTGATTACCGTCGCCTCaacaaccggacaaagaaaaacgtgTACCCGCTACCCCGTCCCAATGATCTTATGGCCCAACTCCGTGGCGCCAAaatcttcaccaagctagacctaagatgggggtacaacaatgtccaagttaaggagggcaatgaatggaaaactgcgttccgcaccaagtatggcttgTACGAATCCTTagtcatgacatttggcctcaccaacgctCCCGCCGCCtttcaacattttatgaacgagTTGTTTAAAGACCTGttagatgtatgcgtcatcatttacctcaatgacatcctgatctactcaaaggatgacgcatcacacacacaacacgttcatgaagtcTTACGGCGTCTAATGGAAaatcagctgttctgcaaagCGTCTAAATGTACTTTCCACgttacctctgtggaataccttggGATTATTGTATCCGATAAGGGgtttagtctggataaactcaagatccaggcagtacaagaatggccggtgcccactaaagtcaaggaagtccaattgttcctagGCTTCGCCAATTTCCTCCGccgatttgttgccaacttcagccatgtggctaggccgctacataacctagtcaagaaggatacgccttggaaatggaacacaaaggaacaggaagcattccaagggctGAAGGACGCCATAACCAACGCCCCCGTACTCCGTCACGCTGACCCTACCAAGCCTTATTTTCTGGAGACAGACGCTTCCGGCGCAGCCCTAGGTgctatactcagccaacggcAGGAAGACGGCCAACTTCATCCTCTTGGCTTCCTatctgagtcattcaagggcgccaaacagaactatgacacccatgacaaggagctgcTAGccatcatccgctccttcaagtattggcgtatcttcttggaaggaaccgtTCACCCTATCACTGTGTTCACTgaccaccgcaacctggaatattggaaggagtcccggACATTCAACCGTCAACACGcaagatggcacctactgtTAGCAGgctacaacttccaaattgtttaCCGCCCGGGAAAGCAGTCAGGAAAACCCGATGCCCTCTCACGCCGTTCTGATCACGCCGATATTCCACCCGCtgaccaaaccatgctcccggAACCCATATTTGCAAACGTAGCCTTAGTTACGCCAGAGAAGGAattacaacgccagattgaatCGTCACTCGATCAGGACAAGTctttggaagaaatcctacaGTTCCTACAAAACGAGTCCAAAGCCCCACCTTCtatcaaacgcgcatttaAGGATTACGAAATGGAGGCAGGTCTAttgttctaccaaggacgtATTGTGGTCCCAGATGTGGGCTCTTTGAGGACGGATCTCCTACGGATATTCCACGATAGTCCCTTGGCAGGGCACCCTGGCAGGCAGCGTACCCTAGAACTAGTCTCACgcaactactattggccaggcaTCCGAGCAgatacatactggcacgtggattcctgtgaaactTGCCAACGGATCTGGAAACCAAAATACGCTTCCATCCCCCCACAGCCACTCAAACTCCCATCCAGGCCGTGGCAACACGTTtcttatgacatgattgtagattTACCAAAGGACGGAAGCAACAACTCCATCCTGGTCATAgtagacagcttcaccaaatatgggatctttgtcaaatgctccaaaaagctgAGAGCACCCAAGCTAGCGGAGttgttcctggaacacgtatggaaacgccatGGAATGCCGGAAAAAACAgtattggatagaggaagggtcttcaataacaaattcttACGGGCTCTTTACAAACGCCTTGGGATTGACCCGCACTTCTCATTGGCATACCACCCTCAGAGCGACGGCCAAACGGAACAAGTAAACCCctccattgaacacttccttaGAGCATACTCAGGAGTcaaccaaagggactggaccaaatggcttccgatggcggagtttgcatacaataacgcggtacatagcagcacgggcAAAACTCCCTTTAAAGCTCTGTACGGCTGGGAACCTACCTTAACTCCGTCAAGcgtaccaacagatgtcccGGAGGCAGACGAccttgcccaaacaatggaggcacaatggaaggaggtgGAGTCAGCCCTCCGACAGTCCAAACAAAGGATGACAATCGGAGGAGAAGGAAGCCCAACGGAATtcgagattggagaagaagcctggttggacgccaaaaacgttaACCTTAAAACACTAAGTCCCAaactaacggaacaacgtctgggacccttcaaggttattgagaaaatctccgaccaaGCTTACCGCTTAGAACTCCCCCCAACCATGCGGAttcacaatgtcttctatgtgggactctTATCTAAGGTCaagagggacaaaaagcgtacctttgaaaattgtccccctccagtcactgtggacggggaagaggaatacgaagTAGAAGGGATAACAGACATGGAGGAAAGagacggaaaatggttcttcagggtcaaatggaagggctacggACCGGAGGAGAACACGTGGGAGCCCCGagagaacctcaaaaatgcggggaaaattttgaaaaaataTGAGGAAGAGATGAGAAaaaaggccctcggcgctgccaaggtccttagagggggggcagtgtcgtag